A window of the Zeugodacus cucurbitae isolate PBARC_wt_2022May chromosome 2, idZeuCucr1.2, whole genome shotgun sequence genome harbors these coding sequences:
- the LOC105208395 gene encoding VPS35 endosomal protein sorting factor-like, protein MATDWECIPHFYEGSKNHLKSYTTYEHPLKIHGVTVIESKCTKYGCKDKRSNFNSDNSSRASSSISLSVEPLTLSFDGTDPLSLFARQDQEIMDPLTQIAAENEGKRNDRKCIDEDNLNWGAKRLGILNRYTTSEKLSISTSFLSTVNSCGEGIKSQTVVSDKVKFRLEQLDEFDDSSMSHMVDLTQQEYIQRIEQLNQELLISWTDDQRVRSLKIVIQCSKMLADTSVLSFYPSQFVLITDILDMFGKLVHDRLNIKANNITGKGEKSTGTDALYENAKETCQNWFFKIASIRELLPRLYLEMAILKCYEFISPNDFDKNVLRIGKMIRGIGDPLVQAYARCYLVRISLSVTADKESIKENFKDFLKIYPTIFSGTVRSELNRQRLSIETYLSLYSPALDFILLALVHKCNIYTEEIMNECKEIKNNGLLFISMLNAFQSEFIAAHALEFVKLLASCNTEGISKGFLFRALGISVSGCPPLPEQSLQFLNASFNTIDTFVDPTEYINCIETWTQFIAENFSVTVIDDLLGTITLRMNASRAYERHYTQLQNILDKILQYFKNTELLLIQENFLPYLDLFQKDSNRIAVCKNILIRFHHKSEDIITDEIVINALMFIGKILSDSVTAQTVEDERRQISKLISSFIRKVSYRNDFERQLSFYVEARGVFTDLDAVYITLVNAVNKLAVEIRHGIKGHCTHKTGAFVKACIAFCFISIPSITAVQNQMDLYLLTGQVALLNQCLGQADACFEAALQLVSNLPRSVEIEGKPRSLETYLVSYLCNMLATLVVVPDSPDQGVLYLVRLLLSEVTKFSFDDQSCGMVTVYLHALDMLYVQSLEEFPYHIPGVVSNDELYGHDYKYLTEVNNICVQIIDDILAELKILGSKRQFRTQATVAMELFLRIVRYANLSCEKTFHLAVNLWLLAVKVESHIDPKLITRTLQSVEYIYEQIKNTNTQNSRSLARLLNRIRPK, encoded by the exons atggcCACGGACTGGGAGTGTATTCCACACTTTTATGAAGGGTCGAAGAACCATTTAAAAAGTTACACAACTTATGAGCATCCATTAAAGATACACGGCGTGACTGTAATCGAAAGTAAATGTACAAAATATGGCTGCAAAGATAAACGAAGTAACTTCAATAGCGATAATAGTTCTCGAGCTTCATCAAGTATTTCCTTATCTGTTGAACCGCTCACTTTATCCTTCGACGGAACGGATCCACTGTCACTATTTGCACGACAAGATCAAGAAATTATGGATCCCTTAACACAGATAGCTGCAGAAAAT GAGGGAAAAAGGAATGATAGGAAATGTATAGATGAAGATAATTTAAATTGGGGCGCAAAACGGTTGGGTATATTGAATCGTTATACAACATCTGAAAAGCTGTCTATTTCGACAAGTTTCCTTTCGACAGTAAACTCTTGTGGTGAAGGAA tcAAATCTCAGACCGTAGTGTCAGACAAAGTTAAATTTCGCTTGGAACAACTGGATGAATTTGATGATTCCTCCATGAGTCACATGGTTGATTTAACACAACAAGAATATATTCAACGTATAGAACAATTAAATCAAGAATTATTAATCTCGTGGACAGATGATCAACGCGTAAGAtctttaaaaattgttattcaGTGTTCAAAAATGCTTGCCGACACTTCAGTACTCAGCTTTTACCCAAGCCAATTTGTTCTTATAACTGATATTCTTGATATGTTTGGGAAATTGGTACACGATCGActaaatataaaagcaaataatattaCGGGGAAGGGAGA GAAGTCGACTGGAACTGATGCATTGTATGAAAACGCCAAAGAAACTTGCCAAAATTGGTTTTTTAAAATTGCTTCTATTCGAGAATTATTACCACGTTTGTATTTGGAAATGGCCATACTCAAATGTTATGAATTTATATCACCTAA CGATTTCGATAAAAATGTACTTCGCATTGGTAAAATGATCCGTGGCATTGGTGACCCTTTAGTGCAGGCGTATGCACGGTGCTACTTGGTTCGCATTAGTCTATCTGTAACAGCAGATAAAGAAtctataaaagaaaattttaaggatttcttgaaaatttatcCAACG ATTTTTAGTGGAACTGTTCGTTCTGAACTGAATCGCCAGCGTCTCAGCATTGAAACATATTTATCATTGTACAGTCCCGCTTTGGATTTTATATTATTAGCCCTTGTTCACAAATGCAATATTTACACGGAAGAAATAATGAATGAATGCAAGGAAATCAAAAATAA CGGACTGCTTTTTATTTCCATGCTGAATGCATTCCAATCAGAGTTCATTGCTGCACATGCTTTAGAATTCGTTAAGTTACTTGCAAGTTGTAACACAGAAGGCATTTCGAAAGGATTCTTATTCAGAGCCCTTGGCATCAGTGTTAGCGGCTGCCCACCACTTCCGGAACAAagccttcaatttttaaatgctTCTTTTAATACCATAGACACTTTCGTCGACCCAACTGAATACATAAATTGTATAGAAACATGGACACAATTTATTGCTGAAAATTTCTCT GTAACTGTCATCGACGATCTGTTAGGAACAATCACATTACGAATGAACGCAAGCCGAGCATATGAGAGACATTATACCcagttgcaaaatattttagacaaaattttgcaatattttaaaaataccgAGTTGTTGCTCATTCAAGAAAATTTTTTACCCTATTTAGATCTTTTCCAGAAAGATTCAAATAGGATAGCCGTATGCAAAAACATACTGATAAGGTTCCACCATAAATCAGAAGATATTATAACGGATGAAATTGTGATCAATGCCCTAATGTTTATTGGAAAAATTCTTAGTGACTCAGTGAC TGCTCAAACCGTAGAAGATGAACGCCGACAAATTTCGAAGTTAATAAGCAGTTTTATACGTAAAGTTAGCTATCGAAATGATTTTGAACGACAGCTTAGTTTCTATGTGGAAGCACGTGGAGTTTTCACAGATTTGGATGCAGTCTATATAACGTTGGTAAATGCGGTAAATAAATTAGCCGTTGAGATACGACATGGAATTAAAGGACATTGTACTCACAAAACTGGGGCGTTTGTTAAAGCATGCATAGCATTCTGTTTTATTTCAATTCCTAGTATTACAGCAGTTCAAAATCAAATGGACCTATACTTACTGACTGGTCAGGTGGCACTCTTGAATCAATGTTTGGGGCAGG CGGACGCGTGTTTCGAGGCCGCCCTTCAATTAGTGAGTAATTTGCCACGATCCGTGGAAATCGAGGGGAAACCACGCTCTTTGGAGACGTATTTGGTATCTTATCTTTGTAATATGTTAGCAACATTGGTGGTAGTACCT GATAGTCCCGATCAAGGAGTGTTGTATCTGGTACGTCTGTTACTTTCGGAGGTCACTAAATTTTCCTTCGATGATCAAAGCTGTGGAATGGTAACTGTGTATTTGCATGCTCTAGACATGTTATACGTACAAAGTTTGGAGGAATTCCCTTATCACATTCCCGgtg TTGTTTCAAATGATGAACTTTATGGCCATGATTACAAATATCTAACTGAAGTCAATAATATATGCGTTCAAATCATTGATGATATCTTAGCAGAACTGAAAATACTGGGTAGTAAGCGACAATTTCGTACCCAGGCCACAGTGGCAATGGAATTATTTTTACGTATCGTCCGGTATGCTAACCTTAGCTGTGAGAAAACTTTCCATTTGGCTGTCAATCTTTGGCTTCTGGCTGTAAAGGTGGAGTCGCATATCGATCCTAAGTTAATT ACACGAACTTTGCAAAGTGTTGAATACATCTACGAACAAATTAAGAACACAAATACGCAAAATTCACGGTCATTAGCGCGATTGTTGAACCGAATTCGACCGAAAtag